The nucleotide sequence CTCAGCTTTGGCGTAATGAAACGTTTTGTCGGCCCCGGCTACCTCGAATCCTTTCAGATACCCGTATTTATCTTTTGCCATTAGACCGCTGCCTACGTTTCGGAACGTAAGCACGGCGCGATTGCCCTGAACAGCCAGTTTATCGAACATCGGCCCAGCACTAACACCCGTTTTTCCATATACAACCCGCATGGCTTCGGCAGCCAGCCGTTTGCCTACGTCCTGTTTATTACGGGGGTGAATATCGTTAGGTTCGCCAATATCGGAGGTTACGGCCATGCCCGTGTTGGGTAATTGAAGCGTCATCGTCTGAGCTTCGCGGAGTTCGGCCCAGCTGCTGCCCCGCTGGCTATTGCCGTTACCGGCATTATAACTTGCTAATTGCACAAACAGAAACGGGAAGTCGCTGCCCCAGCGCTGCCGCCAATCCTGAATCATGATCGGAAACGCCCGGCGGTACTGATAGGCTCGTCCGGCGTTTGATTCACCCTGATACCAGATGGCACCTTCAATGGCGTAAGGAATCAGCGGGTTGATCATGGCGTTGAACAGTTGCGTCGCGTACGTATTCGGGCCGGGCTTGAAGGATGACGGAAACACCTGCTCAACCCGGTACTGCCACTGCCCCGCCAGCGGTAGATCCAGCCGTTCGCCGGACAGTTTGAGTTGTTCGGGCGGACCCGCCAGCCCTCCGGCCCCACTGTTGTCTACGACCCGCACGGCGATTACGTTCCGGCCGGGTTTCAGCAGTCCCTCGGGCAGATTGTACGAACGGGGCCCAATTCCCTTTGTGCTGCCTACCAGCTGACCATTTACGTAGGTAGAGTCCCTATCGTCAATGGAGCCTGCCTGCAAAGTCATTTTATTCAGGTTGCTTCCTTCCGGAATCATCACCTCGCGCCGAAACCAGACAACACCGTCCAGGGTTGGTAAACCACCCCACTCCCAGTCGCCGGGCTGATTCATGGATTTCCACTGGCTGGCGTCGAAGGTTGGGTCGGTCCAGCGGGCCGGTTCGCCAGCTGTAGGTAAGCCGCCCTGCTGCTTTTCTAACAACGCCTGCGTGCGCTCTTTTCCGCTCTGAATCACTTCTTCATACGTAGCGGGCAGTTTCTTAGCTACGGCCCCCAGCTCACTGTCCTGATTCATGGCTTCGCGGCTGGTCCAGGTTTCGGAGTGCGTACCACCCCAGGACGTATTGATCAGGCCAATCGGTACGTTGAGTTCCTGCTGCAGCTGCCGGGCAAAGAAATACCCCACGGCCGTAAAGCGAGGAGCTGTTTCGGGATTGCACACGGCCCATTCCCCTTCGATATCGTCTTTGGGCGCCAGACTAATGTCTTTTTTCACCAGCAGTTGCCGAATCTGCGGGTAGTTCGCGGCTTTTATCTCTTCCTTGGCATTGTTGGCAGCCGCCAGCGGCCACTCCATATTCGACTGGCCGGAGCAGATCCAGACCTCTCCACTCAGTACATCGTCGATGGTAATGGTGTTCGCTTTTCCCTTTACCAGCATCTGATACGGCCCACCGGCTTCCATAGGATCGAGGCTGACCTTCCATTTTCCGTCTTTTCCCGCCTTCGCCGTTTTTGTTTGATTATTGAACAGGACCGTTACTTTCTCGCCTGCATCGGCCCATCCCCAGACCGGCACCGGTTTCCGGCGCTGCAATACCATGTGCGAACCGAACACTTGCGGCAGACGCACATCGGCGAAAGCCCCCTGTACGACCAGCACACTTAACAACAAAGCACTCCATTTAAAACCTTTCATTCGTGTTCACGATTTATTAATACTTGTCAGGATGATAGATTAACGAATAGGTCAAAGGTAATTGAACATCGTCTGTCCTGATAAAGCAAGGCTACTAAAAAAGACCGGTCGGCCTTTTTATTACTACCAGCCAATTATTTTATAACGGACGTGGCAGACGAACGCATTCTGATTACCGGCGCAACAGGCAATGTGGGCCTGGAAACCTTGCGTGCGTTAATGACTCATCCCAATAAAAGCCGGTTTGAAGTCCTAGCCGGGGTTCGTAATCCGGCTCTGGCACAGGCGGCAATGAAGGTGCAGCCGGACGGCTTTGCCCGGCTTGACTTCAGTAACGAACAGCTATTTGATGCGGCCCTGGCGGGTGTTAACCGGGTGCTGCTGGTCCGCCCCCCTAAGCTGGTCGACATAGGCCGTTATTTCAAACCCTTTGTGGAGGCCATGCAACGCGCCGGGGTCCGGCAGGTCGTTTTCCTATCAGTGCAGGGCGTTGAAAATAACCCGGTAGTTCCTCATCATAAGCTGGAGAAGCTGATTGTCGAAGCGGGCTTAGGCTTTACGTTCCTCCGCCCAGGCTTTTTCATGCAGAACCTGTGCAGTGCTCACCGAGATGAAATTCGATTACGTAATGAAATTTTTGTTCCGGCCGGCAACGGTCGTACCAGCTTTATTGACGTGCGCGACGTAGCGGCCGTGGCCGCGC is from Spirosoma taeanense and encodes:
- a CDS encoding sialate O-acetylesterase → MKGFKWSALLLSVLVVQGAFADVRLPQVFGSHMVLQRRKPVPVWGWADAGEKVTVLFNNQTKTAKAGKDGKWKVSLDPMEAGGPYQMLVKGKANTITIDDVLSGEVWICSGQSNMEWPLAAANNAKEEIKAANYPQIRQLLVKKDISLAPKDDIEGEWAVCNPETAPRFTAVGYFFARQLQQELNVPIGLINTSWGGTHSETWTSREAMNQDSELGAVAKKLPATYEEVIQSGKERTQALLEKQQGGLPTAGEPARWTDPTFDASQWKSMNQPGDWEWGGLPTLDGVVWFRREVMIPEGSNLNKMTLQAGSIDDRDSTYVNGQLVGSTKGIGPRSYNLPEGLLKPGRNVIAVRVVDNSGAGGLAGPPEQLKLSGERLDLPLAGQWQYRVEQVFPSSFKPGPNTYATQLFNAMINPLIPYAIEGAIWYQGESNAGRAYQYRRAFPIMIQDWRQRWGSDFPFLFVQLASYNAGNGNSQRGSSWAELREAQTMTLQLPNTGMAVTSDIGEPNDIHPRNKQDVGKRLAAEAMRVVYGKTGVSAGPMFDKLAVQGNRAVLTFRNVGSGLMAKDKYGYLKGFEVAGADKTFHYAKAEVQGDSVVVWADSVAAPVAVRYGWADDNSEANLYNKEAFPAVPFRTDTWKGITEEGKFGK
- a CDS encoding SDR family oxidoreductase gives rise to the protein MADERILITGATGNVGLETLRALMTHPNKSRFEVLAGVRNPALAQAAMKVQPDGFARLDFSNEQLFDAALAGVNRVLLVRPPKLVDIGRYFKPFVEAMQRAGVRQVVFLSVQGVENNPVVPHHKLEKLIVEAGLGFTFLRPGFFMQNLCSAHRDEIRLRNEIFVPAGNGRTSFIDVRDVAAVAALVLSSPTREHLNRGYELTGSEALTYGEVAQILSRVLARPITYRDPSIPQFIWRKWRKEHVPLGFTMVMVALYTASKLGKAVSQTSETEQLLGRRPILLRDFAEDYRAAWQP